A window of the Cannabis sativa cultivar Pink pepper isolate KNU-18-1 chromosome X, ASM2916894v1, whole genome shotgun sequence genome harbors these coding sequences:
- the LOC133032547 gene encoding uncharacterized protein LOC133032547, with protein MICRFLTRASQLFGRKKREVSDVVARQAKEIEKLKAEVQSLKQQRNAAEQEEEGEVAGEAYVPQPYAPQDEVQPQIYAEEFISLNDQGILYNFDDHAALNQQVHLCSDNIDNIVARGYLYEHVGMIKVHCQDYDDSHARIMVSEILQEDAEIPVPIEECRYVRDVYQMFLPWPKHLILTTEGPLAQPPSRRDASKGKAPMLSPQGRGAREDDLFTEEKMALIPNSLKWMIHEFLRLKDKRDIITIPVPRGFIAPRTQITLSGEDLQQVATCDYIGNQGMLFGMMHIWESINGLRKIFKFYDPELLTVHGINDEEQSQSFDDAARRLANWLSLMNNNHQMFFIPWNIGMHWTLVVVAPRKIIHLNPVNGRPIPEEIEQMIGR; from the exons atgatttgtaggttcctgaccagggcatctcaactgttcggcaggaagaaaagggaagtgtctgatgttgtggctcggcaagcgaaggagattgaaaaattaaaagccgaagtccaatcccttaagcagcagaggaacgctgccgaacaagaggaagaaggagaggtggctggtgaggcgtatgttccacaaccatacgctcctcaggatgaggtacaaccacaaatttatgctgaggagtttatttccctcaacgaccaaggtatcctatacaattttgatgaccatgcggcccttaatcagcaagtacatctctgctctgacaacatcgacaatattgtggcccgagggtatttgtacgagcatgtgggtatgatcaaagttcactgccaggattacgatgattcacatgcccggatcatggtttcggaaatcctgcaagaggacgctgaaatcccagtcccaattgaagagtgcagatatgttagggacgtataccagatgttccttccttggcctaaacacttaattttaacaaccgag ggtccactcgctcaaccgccctcaagacgtgatgcgtcaaaggggaaagctccgatgctttctccacaaggccgtggtgcacgggaagatgacttgttcacggaagagaagatggcgttgatccctaattcgctaaaatggatgattcatgaattcctaaggctcaaagataaacgtgatataatcacaattcctgtcccccgaggattcattgcaccgcgtacccagatcacgttatctggagaggatttgcagcaggttgctacgtgtgactacatcggcaaccagggaatgctgtttggaatgat gcacatatgggagagcatcaacggtctgagaaaaattttcaagttttacgacccagagcttctcacagtgcatgggatcaacgatgaagaacagagtcagtcttttgacgatgcggcaagacgattggctaattggttatcattaatgaacaacaaccaccaaatgttctttattccttggaatatcgg gatgcattggacgctagtggtggttgcgccaaggaaaattatccatttaaaccctgtaaatggccgcccaattcccgaagaaatagaacaaatgatcggaaggtaa
- the LOC133032562 gene encoding uncharacterized protein LOC133032562 — MAGVEAIGISKPRTDPDDVDRGLRGKGTMVTVSKLELDQAQLVVMNNNAEVQPYITDHMELLQSMVPRNQKNKQKWVADQHRQTFIGWLRNTIISKLNEPNHGVSDVLSRIALGPTFAVAKHEAYIVRGKRFHTKSRDDAREVQNSGIRIVAETMHFASAKDRNPVLGTMTYYGVIEEIWELNYFAFRIPLFKCSWVDNNVGVKTDELGFTLVDLSKRGSKNDPFIMASQAAQVFYISDPANDKWSIVLSTPERRFLETEEDEENADLCYDDFIVGQPIHEQLMGIDRNIEEDDAEYIRNDINEGIWVNCDSGKHKQKKKRKRV; from the exons ATGGCTGGAGTTGAGGCAATAGGAATTAGCAAACCAAGAACTGACCCAGATGATGTTGATAGAGGATTAAGGGGCAAAGGGACAATGGTGACAGTGTCCAAGCTTGAACTAGATCAAGCTCAATTAGTCGTGATGAACAATAACGCAGAGGTTCAACCATATATAAC TGACCATATGGAGctgttacaatcaatggttccaagaaatcaaaaaaataaacaaaaatgggttgcagaccaacatcgtcaaactttcattgggtggttaaggaataccattatatcaaagttgaacgaaccgaatcatggagtatctgatgtgttgagtcgtattgcccttggaccaacttttgcggttgcaaagcatgaagcgtacattgtaaggggtaaacgttttcatacaaagtcaagagatgatgctcgagaggttcaaaatagtggtatacgtatcgtcgcagaaactatgcactttgcaagtgcaaaagatagaaaccctgttttaggtactatgacgtattacggggtcattgaagaaatatgggagctcaattattttgcgttccgaattccactttttaagtgttcttgggttgacaacaacgttggagtaaaaactgacgagcttggttttactttggttgatttaagtaagagaggaagcaagaatgatccattcatcatggctagccaagcagctcaagttttttacatttctgatccggctaatgataaatggtctattgttttatcgacaccagagaggaggttcttagagactgaagaggatgaggagaatgctgacttatgttacgatgacttcattgttggacaaccaattcatgagcaacttatgggaattgatcgtaacattgaggaagacgacgctgaatacattagaaacgatatcaatgagggaatatgggtcaattgtgattcaggcaaacataaacaaaaaaagaaaagaaaacgtgtctaa
- the LOC115701091 gene encoding probable jasmonic acid carboxyl methyltransferase 2: MEVARVLHMNKGSGDTSYAKNSTVQSKILSIAKPMMDEGILKIVEKSPESMGIADLGCSAGPNCLGVIMEIVDVIHARCCTLSQFSPELRLFLNDLFNNDFNNIFASLPTFYNQIRKEKGSHFGPCYISAVPGSFYGRLFPTNSLHFIHSSSSLHWLSQVPKGLNSNNESGVEVINKGKLYLSKSSSECVVEAYLDQFEKDFGVFLSSRAEELVTNGRMVLSFMGRTSPDPTADESCYQWELLATALMAMVSEGLIEEEKVDSFNAPYYAPCPEEIKKVVEKEGSFVLENVEAFPVDWDGGAVDYDHHQYTTVAELSRARGQRVAKTIRAVVESMLGDHFGTHILDDLFNRYQHIVAHYLSHASTKYINLVLSLRRKEKSTTTTVAANQ, translated from the exons ATGGAAGTAGCTCGGGTGCTTCACATGAACAAGGGGTCAGGGGACACTAGTTATGCTAAAAATTCAACAGTTCAG AGCAAAATACTGTCGATAGCAAAGCCAATGATGGATGAAGGCATACTAAAGATTGTTGAGAAAAGTCCTGAGAGCATGGGAATAGCAGACTTGGGGTGCTCAGCAGGACCAAACTGTTTGGGTGTGATTATGGAGATTGTGGATGTTATACACGCCAGATGCTGCACCCTAAGCCAGTTTTCCCCTGAGTTAAGATTGTTCTTAAACGATCTCTTTAACAATGATTTCAACAACATATTTGCTTCTTTGCCAACTTTCTACAACCAAATCAGAAAAGAGAAGGGTTCTCATTTTGGACCCTGTTATATCTCTGCCGTTCCTGGTTCTTTCTACGGCAGATTGTTCCCAACAAACTCTCTCCATTTCATTCACTCTTCCTCCAGTCTTCACTGGCTTTCTCAG gttcCAAAGGGTTTGAACAGTAATAATGAGAGTGGAGTAGAGGTCATAAACAAGGGAAAGCTATACTTGTCAAAGAGTAGCTCAGAGTGTGTGGTTGAGGCCTATTTGGATCAGTTCGAAAAGGACTTTGGTGTGTTTTTGAGTTCACGTGCGGAGGAACTTGTGACCAATGGTCGCATGGTGTTGTCATTCATGGGCCGTACGTCACCCGACCCCACCGCCGACGAAAGCTGCTATCAATGGGAGCTCTTAGCCACTGCTTTGATGGCCATGGTTTCTGAG GGTTTAATAGAAGAGGAAAAGGTCGACAGCTTCAACGCACCGTATTACGCACCATGTCCTGAAGAGATAAAGAAAGTGGTAGAAAAAGAAGGGTCTTTCGTTTTGGAGAATGTGGAAGCTTTTCCAGTGGACTGGGATGGCGGGGCAGTAGATTATGATCATCACCAATATACCACGGTTGCCGAGCTGTCTAGGGCCAGAGGCCAACGAGTGGCCAAGACCATTAGAGCTGTTGTTGAGTCAATGCTGGGTGACCATTTTGGTACTCATATTTTGGACGACTTGTTTAACAGATACCAACACATCGTTGCTCATTATTTATCACACGCTTCCACAAAGTACATCAATTTGGTTCTTTCTCTTAGGAGAAAGGAAAAATCAACTACTACAACAGTAGCTGCCAACCAATAA